Proteins from one Malania oleifera isolate guangnan ecotype guangnan chromosome 4, ASM2987363v1, whole genome shotgun sequence genomic window:
- the LOC131153290 gene encoding (E,E)-alpha-farnesene synthase-like, whose translation MGNCAREVQEDPQFVQCKLNEHGAFHATRQRRCANYKPNIWKYDTIQSLSSEYSGETYKRRVEKLKEEVLGLVLDAADQGNNEVVMLELTDSIQKLGLAQLFLKEIKEALHTIALSSNINPRQEKDLYAIALRFRLLRQHGFKVSQDIFNGLVDERGSLTQSAQSNLKGVLELYEASQLAFEGERILNKAKAASTAYLKQILVTNSMEGHEDDHSAMLKQLLSHSLELSMHWRVPWFNVKWQINSFDHSKKYLDLLELAKLNFNVVQATHQANLRDMSRWWRNLGLIENLSFSRDRLVESFAWAVGVASETQYGCLREWLTKVINFVLVIDDVYDVYGSLEELESFTRAVERWDPDEIKQLPACMQTCFQALYNTTVEVAREIHEERGWTNVLPHLTKAWADFCKALFVEAKWYNEEYTPSLQEYLNNGWVSSSGPLLCLHAFLAVTTGSEKSEGELVDFLHKNGDLVYCSSLIVRLCNDLGTSTAELERGDAPSSILCYMREGNASEEKARQHIKDMISSTWRKINEQCMALQSSPLLQPFAGCATNIARVAYCIYQHGDGFGVQDRETKEQILSLFIKPFPLNS comes from the exons ATGGGTAATTGTGCAAGAGAAGTGCAGGAAGACCCGCAATTTGTGCAGTGTAAGCTGAATGAGCATGGAGCCTTCCATGCTACGCGTCAAAGAAGATGCGCCAATTACAAGCCTAACATTTGGAAATATGATACCATCCAATCTCTCTCCAGTGAATACAGT GGGGAGACGTATAAGAGAAGAGTGGAGAAGCTGAAAGAGGAGGTGCTGGGTCTGGTGTTGGATGCAGCAGACCAAGGAAACAACGAAGTGGTGATGTTAGAGCTGACTGACAGCATTCAGAAGCTCGGTCTAGCCCAACTCTTCCTCAAGGAAATTAAGGAAGCTCTCCACACCATAGCTCTCAGCAGCAATATTAATCCCAGACAAGAAAAGGATCTGTATGCCATCGCCCTCCGATTTAGGCTCCTGAGGCAGCACGGATTTAAAGTTTCCCAAG ATATTTTCAATGGTTTGGTGGATGAGAGGGGTTCACTCACCCAAAGCGCGCAATCGAACTTAAAGGGAGTACTTGAACTTTATGAGGCATCACAGTTGGCCTTCGAGGGAGAAAGAATCTTGAATAAGGCTAAAGCTGCTTCCACCGCATACCTTAAGCAAATTTTGGTCACAAACTCAATGGAGGGTCATGAGGACGACCACAGTGCCATGCTCAAACAATTACTGTCCCATTCATTGGAGCTTTCAATGCACTGGCGAGTACCGTGGTTTAATGTCAAGTGGCAAATTAACTCTTTTGATCATTCCAAGAAGTACTTGGACCTGCTTGAGCTAGCTAAACTAAATTTCAACGTGGTCCAAGCAACTCACCAAGCAAACCTCAGAGACATGTCCAG GTGGTGGAGGAACCTTGGGCTAATAGAAAATCTGAGCTTCAGTAGGGATCGCTTGGTTGAAAGTTTTGCATGGGCGGTGGGAGTTGCTTCCGAGACACAGTATGGGTGTTTAAGAGAATGGCTCACCAAAGTCATTAATTTCGTACTTGTAATTGATGATGTCTATGATGTTTACGGTTCGCTCGAAGAATTAGAGAGCTTCACCAGGGCAGTTGAAAG GTGGGATCCGGATGAAATTAAACAACTTCCGGCGTGCATGCAGACCTGTTTCCAAGCACTCTACAACACTACTGTGGAAGTGGCTCGTGAAATCCACGAGGAGAGAGGTTGGACCAACGTATTACCTCATCTAACCAAAGCC TGGGCAGATTTTTGTAAAGCATTGTTTGTGGAAGCAAAGTGGTATAACGAGGAATACACGCCATCACTGCAAGAGTACTTAAACAATGGGTGGGTTTCATCGTCGGGCCCCTTGCTTTGCCTTCATGCATTCCTCGCTGTAACCACAGGTAGTGAAAAGTCAGAAGGGGAGTTGGTGGATTTCCTTCACAAAAATGGGGACCTTGTCTACTGTTCATCTCTTATTGTTCGACTCTGCAATGATCTCGGAACATCCACg GCGGAGCTAGAGAGGGGAGATGCTCCATCATCAATCCTATGTTACATGAGAGAAGGTAATGCATCGGAGGAGAAAGCTCGGCAACACATCAAGGACATGATAAGCAGCACGTGGAGGAAGATCAACGAGCAGTGCATGGCATTGCAATCATCTCCTCTGTTGCAACCTTTCGCTGGCTGCGCCACAAACATTGCTCGGGTGGCTTACTGCATTTACCAGCATGGGGATGGATTTGGGGTTCAAGACCGAGAGACCAAAGAACAGATCCTCTCTCTCTTCATCAAACCCTTTCCTCTCAACTCATAG